A stretch of the Halodesulfovibrio sp. MK-HDV genome encodes the following:
- a CDS encoding NAD-binding protein, with protein sequence MKKMEVGIIGLGKFGSALAEFLSELGHTVIGVDGSSNATKKAEEFLSQTYQADATDDVVLKQLRFMDLDKVVVSVGKSMETSILIVLNLQEMGVKKAGS encoded by the coding sequence ATGAAAAAAATGGAAGTCGGAATTATTGGACTCGGTAAATTTGGCAGCGCACTTGCTGAGTTTTTATCCGAACTCGGACACACAGTTATTGGCGTGGACGGCTCCTCCAACGCCACCAAGAAAGCAGAAGAATTTCTTTCACAGACATATCAGGCAGACGCCACCGACGATGTCGTGCTCAAACAGCTTCGCTTTATGGACTTAGACAAGGTCGTCGTCAGCGTCGGCAAGTCTATGGAGACATCTATTCTGATTGTTCTGAACCTACAAGAAATGGGTGTAAAAAAAGCTGGCAGTTAA
- the upp gene encoding uracil phosphoribosyltransferase, which produces MAVYVVDHPLVKHKLGRIREADISVAEFRALSNEICRLLTYEATKNLETEKCTVEGWAGSVEVDQIKGKKATVVPILRAGIGMLDGLMDMIPGVKVSVVGMFRNEETLEPEEYYVKLAKNIDERTAIILDPMLATGGTLIATIDLLKKAGCKKIIGLFLVAAPEGVERVVAAHPDVDIYTASVDERLNEHGYILPGLGDAGDKIFGTK; this is translated from the coding sequence GTGGCTGTTTACGTGGTTGACCATCCGCTGGTCAAACATAAACTCGGAAGAATTCGCGAAGCAGATATTTCTGTTGCTGAATTCCGTGCACTTTCCAATGAAATTTGTCGTCTTCTCACCTACGAAGCAACCAAAAATCTCGAAACAGAGAAATGTACCGTCGAAGGATGGGCTGGTTCTGTAGAAGTAGACCAGATTAAAGGAAAGAAAGCTACCGTAGTTCCAATTCTCCGTGCTGGCATTGGTATGCTGGACGGTCTTATGGATATGATTCCAGGCGTTAAAGTTAGCGTCGTTGGTATGTTCCGTAATGAAGAAACTCTTGAGCCTGAAGAATACTACGTTAAGCTCGCAAAAAACATTGATGAGCGTACCGCGATTATTCTGGATCCTATGCTTGCAACCGGTGGTACACTTATCGCGACCATCGACTTGCTTAAAAAAGCTGGATGCAAAAAAATCATCGGTCTGTTCCTCGTTGCAGCACCAGAAGGTGTTGAACGTGTTGTTGCAGCGCATCCTGACGTAGATATTTACACTGCATCTGTGGATGAACGACTCAATGAGCATGGATATATTTTACCAGGTCTTGGTGACGCTGGTGATAAGATTTTCGGAACCAAATAG
- a CDS encoding TrkH family potassium uptake protein, with protein MAKKTLLPFVLPVAAFSTTILVGTILLYNFSSTGAMSWIDALFTATSAVCVTGLTVLDPAASLTEGGQTTLLALIQLGGLGIMTYSSLALYLVRRRVTLTDRLAVGQALLHNTSFDLGRFLLRLASMTFTIEIIGAILLYFFGDDRFTVFSAIFHAVSAFCNAGFSLFPDNMMSMVTNTGINFTIMMLIILGGLGFSVLDELHLWFRQGRKGKISFVTKIILSTSAMLIIGGTVVLFISRISSPNDAPLTTNLLTSLFQSVTARTAGFNTVNMSEMTNLYLLFMIFLMIIGGAPGSCAGGIKVTTFRALGAFMLAQVRGREQVVIGNKALDSKTINKVVTLVFIATIIVGLATVALNLTEGGNYSHTQLRGQFLEIFFEVVSAFGTVGLSMGLTAKLTTGGKCIIIALMFIGRIGPIWLLTTLQQFHSNVRYKVPETDLPIG; from the coding sequence ATGGCTAAAAAGACGTTACTTCCTTTTGTGCTTCCTGTAGCAGCCTTTAGTACAACAATACTTGTTGGTACTATACTTCTGTACAATTTTTCATCTACAGGCGCTATGAGCTGGATAGACGCACTCTTCACCGCAACATCAGCGGTATGCGTCACAGGACTTACGGTTCTCGACCCTGCTGCATCGCTGACAGAGGGAGGGCAAACTACATTGCTTGCCCTTATTCAGCTCGGCGGACTTGGTATCATGACATATTCAAGTCTTGCTTTGTATCTAGTGAGGAGACGAGTAACTCTCACAGACAGGCTTGCCGTCGGGCAGGCACTTCTTCACAACACATCATTCGATTTAGGCCGCTTTTTGCTGCGTCTCGCCTCCATGACATTTACCATAGAAATTATCGGTGCAATTTTGCTCTATTTCTTCGGTGATGATCGATTTACGGTATTTTCAGCAATCTTTCATGCGGTATCCGCTTTCTGCAATGCAGGATTTTCCCTTTTTCCAGATAACATGATGAGTATGGTCACCAACACAGGGATCAACTTCACCATTATGATGCTCATCATTCTCGGTGGATTGGGCTTTTCTGTGCTTGATGAACTTCACCTGTGGTTCCGGCAAGGCAGGAAAGGCAAGATATCGTTCGTCACTAAAATAATTCTTTCAACATCTGCCATGCTTATTATTGGCGGAACAGTTGTGCTTTTCATTTCGCGCATATCCTCCCCTAACGACGCCCCGTTAACAACGAACTTACTTACATCCCTGTTTCAGTCTGTAACGGCTCGTACTGCCGGATTCAACACAGTAAACATGAGTGAAATGACGAACCTGTATCTTCTGTTCATGATTTTCTTAATGATTATCGGTGGAGCACCGGGGTCGTGCGCAGGCGGGATTAAAGTGACCACATTCCGTGCACTCGGAGCATTTATGCTGGCGCAGGTTCGCGGGCGTGAGCAAGTTGTCATCGGCAACAAGGCGCTAGATTCAAAGACCATCAACAAAGTTGTTACGCTTGTTTTTATCGCCACTATTATCGTCGGACTTGCCACTGTTGCACTCAACCTGACGGAGGGCGGCAACTATTCTCATACTCAGTTGCGCGGACAATTTTTAGAAATATTTTTCGAAGTCGTTTCAGCATTTGGCACAGTTGGACTCAGCATGGGCTTAACCGCAAAACTTACCACAGGTGGTAAATGCATTATTATCGCCCTTATGTTTATTGGCCGTATCGGCCCCATCTGGCTGCTGACAACACTACAACAATTTCATTCAAATGTTCGGTACAAAGTACCGGAAACAGACCTTCCTATCGGCTAG
- the coaE gene encoding dephospho-CoA kinase (Dephospho-CoA kinase (CoaE) performs the final step in coenzyme A biosynthesis.) → MTTPEEYSDFFKIKHRVPALIDGVRLDKHLGDILKNESISREKVKKLIKDGFVTVDDEKCTKPKNKIFTGMKIIITIPQVQNDINPEEGDVEILHRDNDIIVINKEAGLTVHPCPSCPEGTLVHRLAHSVPQITQMEGLRPGIVHRIDKDTSGLLIVALNEKTRLTLSDAFAERIISKEYLALVHGTPPESGEIMEPIGRDPKMKVRMAVVPESKEAHSSYRTLYSDPKGKFSLVAVKIFTGRTHQIRVHMSHIGYPIWGDTLYGGGVKENSPLAPYASRQMLHAWKLDFEHPTTKETMSFTCQPPQDFLALIERLTVSVQRVALTGMPGCGKSVVLSALAEKGIATWSADSIVNKLYENGADGWYVLRGRFGSDVSPDEGPVNRKVLFARMQEKKSSRNEVQQLVHPLILHDLMRFWQEHAADPFAVAEIPLLHESHWDRDVDIIAGVRCDKESRQSRLQKVRGWDEDLIATMDSWQWTEDDKMKACHIILENNGSLEALNQSVDKFIDAILRVRTKKLQQTIDAITVLWSN, encoded by the coding sequence ATGACAACACCCGAAGAATACAGTGATTTTTTTAAAATCAAGCACCGTGTCCCTGCACTTATTGATGGCGTCAGACTAGACAAACACCTTGGCGATATCCTTAAAAATGAGTCTATTAGCAGAGAAAAAGTTAAAAAACTCATTAAAGACGGTTTTGTGACTGTTGACGATGAAAAATGCACAAAACCCAAAAATAAAATTTTTACCGGCATGAAAATCATCATTACCATCCCTCAAGTGCAAAACGACATCAACCCTGAAGAAGGCGATGTTGAAATTTTGCACCGCGATAATGATATTATTGTCATTAACAAAGAAGCCGGTCTTACTGTTCACCCATGCCCGAGTTGCCCTGAAGGAACTCTTGTACATCGCTTAGCACACTCCGTTCCACAAATCACACAGATGGAAGGACTTCGCCCGGGCATTGTGCACCGAATCGACAAAGATACTTCCGGTCTTCTCATTGTTGCACTCAATGAAAAGACCCGCCTAACCCTTTCTGATGCATTTGCCGAACGTATTATTTCTAAAGAATACCTTGCTCTCGTGCATGGCACTCCGCCTGAATCCGGCGAGATTATGGAACCAATCGGCCGTGATCCTAAAATGAAAGTCCGTATGGCTGTTGTACCTGAATCAAAAGAAGCACATTCATCGTACCGCACACTATACTCCGACCCGAAAGGCAAATTTTCGCTTGTCGCAGTTAAAATTTTCACAGGCAGAACACATCAGATTCGAGTGCACATGAGCCACATTGGCTACCCTATCTGGGGAGATACCCTGTACGGTGGTGGTGTTAAAGAAAATTCTCCACTGGCACCTTACGCCTCCCGTCAGATGCTCCACGCATGGAAACTTGATTTTGAGCATCCGACAACAAAAGAAACCATGTCATTCACCTGTCAGCCTCCGCAGGACTTTCTTGCGCTTATCGAACGCCTCACGGTTTCTGTACAGCGAGTTGCCCTCACCGGTATGCCGGGATGTGGTAAATCCGTTGTTCTTTCTGCACTTGCAGAAAAAGGCATTGCCACATGGAGTGCAGATTCAATCGTTAATAAGCTGTACGAAAACGGCGCGGACGGCTGGTATGTACTCCGCGGACGTTTCGGCTCCGATGTGTCCCCTGACGAAGGCCCAGTAAACCGCAAGGTACTGTTCGCACGCATGCAGGAGAAAAAATCCAGCCGTAACGAAGTACAGCAGCTTGTTCATCCATTGATCTTGCACGATCTCATGCGCTTCTGGCAGGAGCACGCTGCAGATCCGTTTGCAGTTGCTGAAATCCCACTGCTTCACGAATCACACTGGGATAGGGATGTAGACATTATCGCCGGTGTCCGATGCGACAAAGAATCTCGTCAAAGCAGATTGCAAAAGGTTCGAGGCTGGGATGAAGATCTCATCGCAACCATGGACTCGTGGCAATGGACAGAAGATGATAAGATGAAAGCGTGTCACATCATTCTTGAGAACAATGGCTCGCTTGAAGCACTCAATCAGTCTGTAGACAAATTTATCGACGCCATTCTGCGTGTGCGTACGAAAAAACTGCAACAGACAATTGATGCAATCACTGTTCTGTGGAGCAATTAG
- a CDS encoding FxsA family protein: MKPTITEAELRFLLDEHEIDESKIRQVERLETCASLLRALQAIYPEKMRHYLALFIIFSILNPLEHKLITPMHPQVVLFVITIATNLLGLIILKFNGADWITTCLEDVQIGLLPPVTAYRSALIALAATLFLLPGIMFSIIGTVILLPPITTVIAIFLQKRILRKFE, from the coding sequence ATGAAGCCCACTATTACAGAAGCAGAATTGCGTTTTCTGCTGGACGAACACGAGATCGATGAATCCAAGATCCGGCAGGTAGAACGACTGGAAACATGTGCCTCTCTACTACGTGCATTACAAGCTATTTATCCGGAAAAAATGCGGCACTATCTTGCCCTGTTTATTATATTTTCCATACTGAACCCTTTGGAACACAAGCTCATTACCCCTATGCACCCTCAAGTAGTGCTGTTTGTTATTACCATTGCTACCAATCTCCTTGGATTAATTATCCTTAAATTCAATGGAGCAGACTGGATAACCACCTGTTTAGAGGATGTTCAAATAGGACTCCTTCCACCGGTTACGGCATACCGCTCAGCACTTATCGCACTTGCCGCCACGCTGTTTCTTCTTCCGGGGATCATGTTCAGCATCATAGGAACAGTTATTCTGCTCCCCCCCATAACAACGGTCATTGCAATTTTTCTGCAAAAAAGAATCCTTCGGAAATTTGAATAA
- a CDS encoding uracil-xanthine permease family protein, with the protein MVSNINTEYSFRLKDCLLGAQMLFVAFGALVLVPLLTGLNPNVAFFTAGVGTLLFQLVTKRSVPIFLASSFAFIAPIIYGVQTWGIPSTMCGLAASGFLYMGLSVLIKVQGPQIIERVLPTIVTGPVVMVIGLMLAPVAVFNALGKTGDGAVQLIPEPTALIISMSALGTTILVSLCGKGMLKLVPILCGIVVGYALSLFYGIVDFSPIVNAPWFAVPSFVTPEWNWEAILFIVPVAIAPAIEHVGDVLAIGAVTGKNYIKKPGIHRTMLGDGIATTFASMLGGPPNTTYSEVTGAVALTKSFNPGIMTWASIIAICLAFVGKLGAVLATIPVPVMGGILVLLFGTIVVVGMNSLVRAGQDLMEPRNLAIMAVILVFGVGGMAFSAGAFSLKGIGLAGIIGIILNLILPKHRA; encoded by the coding sequence ATGGTGTCAAACATAAATACGGAATATTCTTTTAGGCTTAAAGATTGCCTGCTCGGTGCACAGATGTTGTTTGTTGCATTTGGTGCGCTTGTTCTTGTTCCGCTGCTCACAGGGCTTAACCCTAACGTGGCGTTCTTTACTGCCGGTGTCGGAACCTTGCTGTTCCAGCTTGTTACAAAACGTTCTGTACCAATCTTTCTTGCATCTTCTTTCGCGTTTATTGCCCCAATTATTTACGGCGTACAGACTTGGGGTATTCCGTCAACCATGTGTGGCCTTGCTGCTTCAGGCTTTCTGTACATGGGACTTTCTGTTCTTATTAAAGTTCAGGGGCCACAAATTATTGAGCGTGTATTGCCTACCATTGTAACCGGTCCGGTTGTTATGGTTATCGGCCTTATGCTTGCTCCTGTTGCTGTATTTAACGCACTGGGTAAAACTGGTGATGGTGCTGTTCAGCTTATCCCTGAGCCAACAGCACTCATTATCTCCATGTCAGCCCTTGGAACAACTATTCTTGTATCCCTTTGCGGTAAGGGAATGCTTAAACTGGTTCCAATCCTGTGCGGTATTGTTGTAGGCTACGCATTAAGCCTCTTCTACGGCATTGTAGATTTTTCTCCGATTGTAAATGCTCCTTGGTTTGCGGTTCCTAGTTTTGTAACTCCTGAATGGAACTGGGAAGCAATTCTTTTCATCGTTCCTGTTGCGATTGCTCCTGCAATTGAACATGTGGGTGACGTTCTTGCTATCGGCGCTGTTACCGGTAAAAACTACATCAAAAAACCGGGTATCCACCGCACCATGCTTGGTGACGGTATTGCAACCACCTTTGCTTCCATGCTTGGCGGACCTCCTAACACCACATACTCTGAAGTAACCGGTGCAGTTGCTCTTACAAAATCTTTCAACCCGGGCATCATGACATGGGCTTCAATTATTGCCATTTGTCTGGCGTTCGTTGGTAAACTCGGTGCGGTTCTCGCAACAATTCCGGTTCCTGTAATGGGTGGTATCCTTGTACTGCTCTTCGGTACCATCGTTGTTGTTGGTATGAACTCCCTTGTTCGTGCGGGTCAGGATCTTATGGAACCTCGCAACCTCGCAATCATGGCTGTAATTCTTGTATTCGGTGTTGGCGGCATGGCTTTCAGCGCTGGCGCATTCAGCCTCAAAGGTATCGGTCTTGCCGGTATCATCGGTATTATTCTGAACCTCATTCTACCGAAACATCGCGCATAG
- the cmk gene encoding (d)CMP kinase yields MQNNLRVVTLDGPAGVGKTTLAKRVAQELSIAYLDTGAMFRIFGWKFGEAAPTMSEQELEAHIAQYAFSLSGIGFKSVLSVNGTPVGDEIRTEEVAALASSVAKLPVVRDALKRVQREISTQTSLVAEGRDMGSVVFPTARYKFFLDATAEERGSRRFNQLQEMGKPADLDLIITQIKERDMQDRTRSIAPLIAAKDANIIDTTELDIEGVFTAIMDFFE; encoded by the coding sequence ATGCAGAATAACCTGCGCGTCGTTACACTCGACGGTCCCGCCGGTGTCGGCAAGACAACCCTTGCCAAGCGTGTTGCACAGGAACTTTCCATTGCCTACCTCGATACCGGAGCTATGTTCCGTATCTTTGGCTGGAAATTTGGAGAAGCTGCTCCAACCATGTCAGAACAGGAACTGGAAGCGCATATTGCACAATATGCCTTCTCCCTCTCCGGCATTGGATTCAAATCTGTACTCTCCGTCAATGGCACTCCTGTCGGTGACGAAATTCGTACAGAAGAAGTTGCCGCTTTGGCTTCTTCCGTAGCAAAGCTCCCAGTGGTGCGCGATGCCTTGAAACGAGTCCAGCGTGAAATTAGCACGCAGACTTCTCTCGTGGCAGAAGGCAGAGACATGGGCTCTGTTGTTTTCCCTACAGCCAGATACAAGTTTTTCCTTGATGCAACTGCAGAAGAACGCGGCTCACGTCGCTTTAACCAGTTGCAGGAAATGGGAAAACCGGCAGATCTTGACCTCATCATCACGCAGATTAAAGAACGTGACATGCAGGACAGAACTCGTTCTATTGCACCGTTAATTGCAGCAAAAGATGCTAATATTATTGATACAACTGAACTTGATATTGAGGGTGTATTTACAGCCATCATGGATTTTTTCGAATAA